ACAGCCAACCTCGCCCTTCAGATCGGCTCTGCACATAGATGAAGCGCTGGAGCTACTGATAGTAAATCAGGCAGAAATGGTCGCATCCGTAACTCACTGTGAACATTCGCCACTATGGGCAAACACCTTACCAGCTAACCATTCGCTCAATGGTTTCATCAAAACAGAAAACCTGAAGAGAGCACAGGATTTACCAAACTACTACCGTTTAAATGGTGCTATCTATGTTTTCGATATAGAAGCATTTTTACAAAATGGCAGTATCTGTTATGGCGAAAAAAGCTTTGCCTATTTAATGAACAATGAGCACTCTATCGACATCGACAATGAGTATGATTTTTGGCTAGCTGAGGCTATTTTAAGGATGAACAACATACAGGATTAGAACGAAAACACTATCACTAAATGAATCGCTGAATCGTTACTGACTTTCTGCTCGGGGGACTATTCCAATAGTCATTCGGAATGAGAAGTTGGGGTGACCGTTCATAGTGGCAGATTACTTGCTTTAGCAACATTTCAATCTATAAGTCACCCATAAGTTATTCAGCTTCGTCAAAAAATTGACTAGCATATCTGATTTCATTAGGAGTTTCAGTCATGAGTATCGAAAGTTCCGTAACACCATTTTTTTCGGTAACTCGATTTGGTGAGGCATATCTTCCCAGCGTCAACAGAAAGCTATTTGATCACCAAACGTCCAATAAATTATTTGAAAGAAAGTATCCCAACCTTTTCACAAAAGAAAATCATCTCTATGTGATCGTAGGTACAGATTCCGGTTTATTGGCAAACTACGTACTTGAACACAAGCTTCCAAAGGGCAGTCGCTACCTGTTTGTCGAACTGGAATCAGTGATGGCTTTAATGAATATAGAGATACCTGAAGACCGTGCGGACAGAGTACAAGTACACTCTTTAGCTACTTTTTGTGACGTGATAGAACAAGATCCTCTGCCAGTTTACTTTATAAAGAAAGCAACCAGAACTTATAAATCTCAGGGCACAAAATTCGCTTATATCACAGAATATATATCCTTGAACAGCAAAGTAGAAGAGATCATGGAGCAGCAAACATTTTTTCATTCTGACGCACTGAATCAAAAAATGTTCATCAAACGCCAATTAGAAAATGTGGCAGACAATCTCGTGCCAGCCAAAGTGCTTTCCAATAGCTTTCCAGGTAAAGATTGTGTAATCCTTGCAGGAGGCCCATCACTAGACGACATATTACCGTGGGTAATAAATCATCAAGAAGAGCTTGTCATTTTTGCAGTTTCAAGAATTTGCCGCCAATTGTGCTCTATTGGCTTAATCCCCGATATAGTCGTATCGGTTGATCCTTACGAAGCAAGCTTTGATGTCAGTAAAGAAATGCTAAAACTTCCTGAATCGGTATTATTCATTAATAGCAATCATACCGAATCTCGATTATTGTCCAATTGGCACGGCCCTTCCGCCTACCTCGGTACCTATCTTCCTTGGAATAACGAGGAAAATGATAGCAACATATCGACTGCAGGTCCCACAGTTACGAATGCAACTATTCGAGTTGCCGCAGCCATGGGCTTCAAACAGAT
The window above is part of the Shewanella litorisediminis genome. Proteins encoded here:
- a CDS encoding cytidylyltransferase domain-containing protein, which produces MLNDKRVLALIPARGGSKRLPRKNIRLLKGIPLIGWTITAAKQSQYIDEIFISTDDQEILEYAKTLAVWAPELRPAELATDSATSSDVISYTLSKYGNDYDLVVLLQPTSPFRSALHIDEALELLIVNQAEMVASVTHCEHSPLWANTLPANHSLNGFIKTENLKRAQDLPNYYRLNGAIYVFDIEAFLQNGSICYGEKSFAYLMNNEHSIDIDNEYDFWLAEAILRMNNIQD